A region from the Bacillus thuringiensis genome encodes:
- a CDS encoding FtsW/RodA/SpoVE family cell cycle protein produces MVGKIVFLKKLDKKLIFILFILCITSIVAIYSSQQTGQYGNQNFAMKQMVNYAIGFVLLLIVANIDLDQLQKLAWPIYIVGFISIIILKVLPVSSFTPEILGAKRWFRFPIIGAIQPAEFFKLALILLAASLVVKHNAQYMARTFQTDLLLIGKICLITIPPALLVYSQPDTGMVFLYIAAIACIIFMSGIQKKLIVLCAGIPMTVLSALIFIYVKYPDIFFNKLVTLLKPHQQSRILGWLDPFQHTDQGYQTQQSILAVGSGGIEGKGLGSGNVYIPEKHTDFIFATIAEEGGFIVATFIICIFFLMLSRILIIGNSADNLFGTLLCAGIVGVLMLQFFQNIGMIVGLMPVKGIALPFLSYGGSSLFSNMLMMGLILSTRKTYKEYMFSVNQH; encoded by the coding sequence ATGGTGGGGAAAATAGTTTTTTTAAAAAAATTAGATAAGAAACTAATATTCATTTTATTCATATTATGTATCACCAGTATTGTTGCAATATACAGCAGTCAGCAAACCGGGCAATATGGTAACCAAAATTTTGCTATGAAACAAATGGTAAATTACGCCATAGGTTTTGTTCTATTATTAATTGTTGCCAATATCGATTTAGATCAATTACAAAAATTAGCTTGGCCGATTTATATTGTGGGGTTCATCTCAATTATCATTTTAAAGGTATTACCAGTGTCAAGTTTTACACCTGAAATATTAGGGGCAAAAAGATGGTTTAGATTTCCAATTATTGGTGCTATTCAACCAGCTGAATTTTTTAAGCTTGCCTTAATTCTTCTGGCCGCAAGTTTAGTCGTAAAACATAATGCACAGTATATGGCACGGACATTTCAAACTGATTTACTTTTGATTGGTAAAATATGTTTGATAACTATTCCACCTGCGTTACTTGTATATAGTCAACCCGATACGGGAATGGTGTTCCTATATATAGCAGCCATTGCATGTATTATATTTATGTCAGGAATCCAAAAAAAGTTAATCGTACTATGTGCAGGAATTCCGATGACTGTATTGTCTGCTTTAATATTTATATACGTAAAATATCCAGATATTTTCTTCAATAAGTTAGTTACTTTATTAAAGCCCCATCAACAATCGCGAATTTTAGGCTGGTTAGATCCATTTCAGCATACAGATCAGGGATATCAAACTCAACAATCAATTTTAGCTGTTGGTAGTGGGGGGATAGAAGGAAAAGGCCTCGGTTCTGGAAATGTTTATATTCCAGAAAAACATACTGATTTCATTTTTGCCACAATTGCCGAAGAAGGCGGTTTTATAGTTGCCACTTTTATAATATGTATATTCTTCTTAATGCTTTCCCGAATACTTATAATTGGTAATTCCGCAGATAATTTATTCGGCACCTTACTATGTGCAGGAATTGTAGGCGTTCTAATGTTACAATTTTTTCAAAATATCGGTATGATTGTGGGATTAATGCCTGTCAAAGGTATTGCACTTCCATTTTTATCATATGGAGGAAGCTCTTTATTTTCGAACATGTTAATGATGGGGCTTATTTTATCCACACGAAAAACATACAAAGAATATATGTTTTCAGTGAATCAGCACTAA
- a CDS encoding lysozyme family protein: MKHTIKKRFIILFFISILGLGTMSVIFYVKHKTNIQRNKAIATEQRLLQYELTVKRELEKYNLEGKTAVLLGIMYQESRGGGNDPMQSSESLGLKPNEIQETSLSIEQGVKHFAQMYKYGTEKDVSMETIIQSYNMGPGYIDFIASQEVKQHSEDSAKNFSKMKVDQNPEMYTCGGNKKNFRYPYCYGDFTYATRVNEKAKLIEELLRKNSKSNSEKL, translated from the coding sequence ATGAAGCATACGATTAAAAAACGATTTATTATATTATTCTTTATTAGTATTTTAGGTTTAGGAACCATGTCTGTAATATTTTATGTTAAGCATAAAACCAATATTCAAAGAAATAAAGCGATTGCTACCGAACAACGTTTATTGCAATATGAGCTAACCGTGAAAAGAGAATTAGAAAAATATAATTTAGAAGGTAAAACAGCAGTTTTATTAGGAATTATGTACCAAGAGAGTAGAGGTGGGGGAAACGACCCTATGCAGTCTTCTGAATCACTGGGATTAAAGCCAAATGAAATTCAAGAGACAAGCTTGAGCATTGAACAAGGGGTCAAACACTTTGCTCAAATGTACAAATATGGAACGGAAAAAGATGTTAGCATGGAGACAATTATTCAAAGCTATAATATGGGACCAGGGTATATTGATTTTATTGCTAGTCAAGAAGTTAAACAACACTCGGAAGATTCGGCCAAAAATTTTTCTAAGATGAAAGTTGATCAAAATCCAGAGATGTACACTTGTGGTGGAAATAAAAAAAATTTTAGGTATCCATATTGTTATGGTGATTTCACATATGCAACAAGGGTGAATGAAAAAGCAAAGCTTATTGAAGAACTTCTCCGAAAAAATTCAAAGAGTAATTCAGAAAAATTATAA